From Candidatus Eremiobacteraceae bacterium:
TTCTGCATCGTGATCCGGACTGCCGCGACGTTGTCAGACGTGACCGTCACGCCTTGCTGCGCGGTGGTCTCGTACCCGTCGGCTGAAGCAGTCACGGTGTAGGTATCCGGAACGAGAGAGACGATCGTGAAGTGTCCTCCCGAATCCGTCGTCGCCGAACTTGACTGCGACGGCGACGTCGCACTGATTCTT
This genomic window contains:
- a CDS encoding carboxypeptidase-like regulatory domain-containing protein, with the protein product MRSRSLRVALLAIVAVFCQATWALAGTTGTLSGSVYAANGSPIAGARISATSPSQSSSATTDSGGHFTIVSLVPDTYTVTASADGYETTAQQGVTVTSDNVAAVRITMQ